One Tolypothrix bouteillei VB521301 DNA window includes the following coding sequences:
- the cysE gene encoding serine O-acetyltransferase: MLSTLLTDFRIIFDRDPAARNWLEVLFCYPGLQALLFHRLAHWLYGIGIPFIPRLISHLARFLTGIEIHPGATIGQGVFIDHGMGVVIGETAIIGDYTLIYQGVTLGGTGKECGKRHPTVGENVVVGAGAKVLGNIQIGNNVRIGAGSVVLRDVPSDCTVVGIPGRILYRSGVRVNPLEHGSLPDAEAQVIRALVDRLEQLEQQIQQLQDVQQNLSVTNLTAALKEQYSSQTHILTEEPVFAETRSRCRIDNKIIEEFLDGAGI; the protein is encoded by the coding sequence GTGTTATCTACTCTTTTGACTGACTTCCGCATTATATTTGACCGAGATCCAGCGGCTCGCAACTGGTTAGAAGTGTTGTTTTGCTACCCTGGGTTGCAAGCGCTGTTATTTCATCGCCTTGCTCATTGGTTGTATGGCATTGGTATTCCCTTTATTCCCCGTCTCATTTCCCACCTAGCTCGGTTTTTAACTGGAATAGAAATTCACCCCGGTGCAACAATCGGACAAGGAGTTTTTATTGACCATGGAATGGGCGTGGTTATTGGAGAAACAGCAATTATTGGAGACTATACCCTAATTTACCAAGGTGTTACCCTTGGTGGTACGGGCAAAGAATGTGGTAAGCGCCATCCTACTGTGGGTGAAAATGTTGTCGTTGGAGCAGGTGCAAAAGTGCTCGGCAATATCCAGATTGGTAACAATGTCCGCATTGGAGCCGGATCGGTGGTTTTGCGTGATGTTCCATCTGACTGTACTGTAGTTGGCATACCCGGTCGGATTCTCTATCGTTCTGGAGTTCGTGTCAATCCGCTAGAACACGGAAGTCTACCAGATGCTGAAGCGCAAGTGATACGTGCTTTAGTAGATAGACTTGAACAACTCGAACAGCAAATTCAACAGCTGCAAGACGTGCAACAAAACTTGTCAGTTACCAACCTAACCGCTGCTTTGAAAGAGCAATACTCTTCTCAGACTCATATCCTAACAGAGGAGCCAGTGTTTGCAGAAACTCGCTCTCGTTGCCGAATTGACAATAAGATCATAGAAGAGTTTTTGGATGGTGCAGGAATTTAA